In Desulfobacterales bacterium, a genomic segment contains:
- the trpD gene encoding anthranilate phosphoribosyltransferase → MFRENLNKIIQRKNLNETEMSQMITEIFSGDITDAQTGAFMAALATKGETFEELAGAAKAMRRKARRIQNSSATVVDTCGTGGDGANTFNISTTTAFVVAGCGVTVAKHGNRSVSSRCGSADLLEALGVKIDTEPELVEEAVAEIGIGFLFAPIFHGAMRFAAKARKEVGLRSIFNMLGPLTNPAAANCQLLGVYRPELTEMFANALKLLGAKRAFVVHGHDGMDEISTCAPTRVSELTGGMIRTYDITPAQFDIKQAGPAELTGGDPQTNADITNRILKGEKGPKRNIVLLNAAAALVAAGKAQDFKAGIRLAENSIDTGAALGKLQALVRFTQDNA, encoded by the coding sequence ATGTTTCGCGAAAATCTGAATAAAATTATTCAAAGAAAAAACCTGAATGAAACAGAAATGTCGCAAATGATAACGGAAATATTCTCCGGCGACATAACCGATGCCCAAACCGGCGCATTCATGGCCGCTCTGGCAACCAAGGGCGAAACTTTTGAAGAACTGGCCGGCGCAGCCAAAGCCATGCGGCGCAAGGCCCGCCGGATTCAGAATTCTTCAGCTACCGTTGTGGACACTTGCGGAACCGGCGGCGATGGCGCCAACACCTTCAACATATCCACCACCACCGCCTTTGTGGTGGCCGGCTGCGGTGTAACCGTCGCCAAGCACGGCAACCGTTCGGTTTCAAGCCGGTGCGGCAGTGCCGATCTGCTGGAAGCCCTGGGTGTAAAGATCGATACGGAACCTGAACTGGTGGAAGAAGCGGTTGCTGAAATCGGCATCGGCTTTCTATTTGCACCCATTTTCCACGGCGCCATGCGCTTTGCCGCCAAAGCCAGAAAAGAAGTCGGGCTTCGTTCCATCTTCAACATGCTGGGTCCCCTCACCAATCCGGCAGCAGCCAACTGCCAGCTTTTAGGCGTGTATCGGCCCGAACTGACGGAAATGTTTGCAAATGCCCTGAAGCTGCTGGGGGCCAAAAGAGCCTTCGTTGTTCACGGCCATGACGGCATGGATGAAATCAGCACCTGCGCTCCTACCCGGGTTTCCGAGCTCACGGGTGGTATGATCCGCACATACGATATTACCCCCGCGCAGTTCGATATCAAGCAGGCGGGCCCCGCTGAATTAACCGGCGGGGATCCCCAAACAAACGCCGATATCACAAACAGGATTCTGAAAGGCGAAAAAGGCCCCAAACGGAACATTGTGCTACTGAATGCCGCCGCCGCCCTGGTGGCCGCCGGCAAGGCCCAAGACTTCAAAGCGGGTATTCGGTTGGCTGAAAATTCAATTGATACGGGCGCCGCGCTGGGCAAGCTGCAAGCGCTGGTCCGTTTTACCCAAGACAACGCTTAA
- a CDS encoding TRAP transporter large permease subunit: MDTISIIILMILLGGLAVYIPVGICLFMTATIGILIFGGMPMLMLVQTMFRSMDKFALVVVLFFILCGNIMTAGAIVSKLIKVANALVSWLPAGWEWPVFLPADFTAPSQDPL; the protein is encoded by the coding sequence ATGGATACTATCAGCATTATCATTCTTATGATTTTGTTAGGGGGGCTAGCGGTTTACATTCCGGTGGGTATTTGTCTGTTTATGACCGCGACCATTGGGATATTGATCTTTGGAGGCATGCCCATGCTGATGCTGGTGCAGACCATGTTCCGCAGCATGGACAAGTTTGCCCTGGTGGTGGTGCTTTTTTTTATTCTGTGCGGCAATATCATGACAGCCGGCGCCATTGTCTCAAAGCTCATCAAAGTTGCCAACGCGCTCGTCAGCTGGCTGCCGGCGGGCTGGGAATGGCCGGTGTTCTTGCCTGCGGACTTTACGGCGCCATCTCAGGATCCACTGTAG
- the trpC gene encoding indole-3-glycerol phosphate synthase TrpC has product MKTDFLTRIIEDKKLAVAAAKKKTPENRLRDDAFQPRARRPFRERFTQPGPAGINIVAEIKRASPSKGVIRPDLDPVQYARAFERGGAAALSVLTEKHYFHGSVTDLTAAREATSLPVLRKDFIVSTYQLYESALLNADAVLLIVRILSRQQLQEYLDLCRLLQLDALVEVHSEKDIETANWSGAELIGINNRNLSSFKTDIQTAVRIKSLLQPQQVAIAASGIATRLDIVKNLQAGIWNFLIGESLVRANDPERFLKRLMPDTG; this is encoded by the coding sequence ATGAAAACAGATTTTTTAACCCGGATCATTGAAGATAAAAAACTGGCCGTGGCGGCAGCCAAAAAGAAAACCCCTGAGAACCGCCTGCGGGACGATGCTTTCCAACCCAGAGCGCGCCGACCGTTTAGGGAACGCTTTACACAGCCCGGTCCGGCGGGCATTAACATCGTCGCCGAAATCAAACGGGCCTCACCTTCAAAGGGGGTGATCCGTCCGGACCTGGATCCGGTGCAGTATGCCCGGGCTTTTGAGCGCGGCGGCGCTGCCGCGCTCTCGGTTCTGACGGAAAAGCACTATTTTCACGGCAGCGTCACAGATCTGACTGCCGCACGCGAAGCGACTTCGCTGCCGGTCCTGCGAAAGGATTTTATCGTCTCAACCTACCAGCTATATGAATCCGCGCTGCTCAACGCCGATGCGGTTCTCCTGATCGTACGAATCCTTTCACGGCAGCAATTGCAGGAATATCTTGATCTTTGCCGCCTGCTTCAACTGGATGCCCTGGTGGAAGTGCATTCTGAAAAGGATATTGAAACAGCCAATTGGTCCGGCGCCGAACTTATCGGTATCAACAACCGCAATTTAAGTTCTTTTAAAACCGACATCCAAACCGCCGTCCGGATAAAATCGCTCCTGCAGCCGCAGCAAGTGGCTATTGCTGCCAGCGGTATCGCCACGCGCCTGGACATCGTAAAAAATCTACAGGCCGGTATATGGAATTTTCTGATCGGTGAGAGCCTGGTACGGGCCAATGATCCGGAAAGGTTTCTTAAGAGACTGATGCCGGATACAGGCTGA
- a CDS encoding phosphoribosylanthranilate isomerase, which yields MKPSPTELYRPQVKICGLTSPEAALACAELGVDAIGCVFFPKSPRHLSERQAREICAVLPPEVKKVGVFVNETYLHIMQKVERCGLTVVQLHGQESPELVHEILNKNIPVIKALFTAGVPSFSDAQKYRASAFLVECGSGILPGGNALTWDWQQARKISETYPLILAGGLSPDNVSQAIAACRPAAVDVSSGVEKAPGIKDLTKVKAFLDSVFCSKYKEKLNKVF from the coding sequence ATGAAACCTTCACCAACTGAATTATATAGACCTCAAGTCAAAATCTGCGGCCTAACCTCCCCGGAAGCAGCATTGGCCTGCGCGGAACTGGGTGTCGACGCCATCGGGTGTGTATTTTTTCCCAAAAGCCCACGCCATTTGAGCGAAAGGCAGGCCAGGGAAATTTGCGCTGTTTTGCCTCCGGAAGTTAAGAAAGTGGGCGTGTTTGTAAACGAAACTTACTTGCATATCATGCAAAAGGTGGAACGCTGCGGATTAACAGTCGTTCAGCTGCACGGTCAGGAATCACCGGAATTGGTCCATGAGATACTCAATAAAAATATTCCGGTCATCAAGGCCCTTTTTACCGCAGGCGTCCCGTCCTTTTCGGACGCTCAAAAATACCGGGCATCGGCCTTTCTGGTGGAATGCGGCAGCGGGATACTGCCCGGCGGCAATGCCCTGACATGGGACTGGCAGCAGGCCCGAAAAATCAGCGAAACCTACCCCCTCATCCTAGCCGGCGGACTTTCGCCTGATAATGTCTCGCAGGCCATCGCCGCCTGCCGTCCGGCAGCCGTGGATGTCAGTTCCGGCGTGGAAAAAGCTCCCGGCATAAAGGACCTCACAAAGGTAAAGGCTTTTCTTGATTCGGTTTTTTGCAGTAAATATAAGGAAAAATTAAACAAGGTATTTTAA
- a CDS encoding TRAP transporter large permease encodes MAGVLACGLYGAISGSTVATVVALGGFMIPALLSYGYPEKYTIGLMTSAPNLGVIIPPSISMILYCMVTNVSLEGLFLTGFLPGILIMIGTCLYTYFIFKNDNRIPRSYLSSPRELLLILKDGFWSLTLPVIIFGGIYSGIFTANEAAVVACVYAFFLELYIHKAIKLSDVKRITVQSAVTSATLLFIVAGASSFGMLLTMKDIPSKVSEAILATVHSPVVFLLVINVMLLVDGMFMDIISATLILTPVFLPMLKEFNVDLMHFGLIMTVNMAIGNCTPPVGVSLYITGAIANRDIIYVTRAVIPFLIIQLIVLFLMTYLPDWVLWLPRILGFSSEGGSV; translated from the coding sequence ATGGCCGGTGTTCTTGCCTGCGGACTTTACGGCGCCATCTCAGGATCCACTGTAGCCACTGTCGTGGCGCTCGGCGGATTCATGATTCCGGCGTTGCTGTCGTACGGCTATCCTGAGAAGTACACCATCGGGCTGATGACATCGGCGCCGAATCTTGGAGTGATCATACCCCCCAGCATCAGCATGATTCTTTACTGCATGGTCACCAACGTATCGCTTGAAGGCCTGTTTCTGACCGGGTTCCTACCCGGTATCCTGATCATGATCGGGACTTGTCTCTATACCTATTTTATTTTTAAAAATGACAATCGGATCCCGCGTTCATACCTATCAAGCCCAAGGGAACTGCTGCTCATTCTGAAAGATGGATTCTGGTCATTAACGTTGCCGGTCATCATTTTCGGCGGCATCTATTCCGGCATATTCACTGCCAATGAAGCTGCCGTGGTGGCATGCGTCTATGCTTTTTTCTTGGAGCTTTATATTCACAAAGCAATCAAATTGTCTGATGTGAAACGCATTACAGTGCAGTCGGCGGTTACTTCTGCAACCCTTCTCTTTATTGTTGCCGGTGCAAGTTCCTTTGGCATGCTGCTTACCATGAAAGACATCCCAAGCAAGGTTTCGGAAGCCATTCTTGCAACGGTTCATTCCCCGGTTGTTTTCCTGCTGGTTATCAATGTGATGCTGCTGGTGGACGGCATGTTCATGGATATCATCTCGGCGACCCTGATCCTTACCCCGGTGTTTTTGCCGATGCTCAAAGAATTCAACGTGGACCTGATGCACTTTGGTTTGATCATGACCGTCAACATGGCCATCGGAAATTGCACGCCGCCGGTCGGTGTCAGTCTTTACATAACCGGAGCAATTGCCAACCGTGATATCATCTACGTCACCCGTGCCGTGATACCCTTCCTGATCATTCAGTTGATTGTGCTTTTTCTCATGACCTATCTGCCGGATTGGGTTTTGTGGCTGCCGCGGATACTGGGTTTTTCAAGTGAGGGAGGTTCTGTTTAA
- a CDS encoding aminodeoxychorismate/anthranilate synthase component II encodes MIVMIDNYDSFTYNLVQYLEELGAPVSVFRNDKITVAEIEALQPAGIVISPGPGRPESAGISIDVLKHFSGKIPVLGVCLGHQAFGEAFGAKVVPAKRLMHGKTSTISADGKGIYQGIHNPFQAMRYHSLAVSRDNLPDCLMISAESEDGEIMGIRHREHATEGIQFHPESIMTPVGKRLLRNFFNLTKEDTPHVSRKSE; translated from the coding sequence CCTACAACCTGGTGCAATACCTTGAAGAACTGGGTGCACCGGTAAGCGTCTTTCGAAACGACAAGATCACGGTCGCCGAAATCGAGGCGCTGCAGCCTGCCGGGATCGTCATTTCTCCGGGACCGGGGCGCCCCGAATCCGCAGGGATATCCATAGACGTGCTCAAGCATTTTTCCGGCAAAATACCCGTTCTCGGGGTCTGCCTGGGACATCAGGCCTTTGGCGAGGCCTTTGGCGCAAAGGTTGTCCCTGCTAAAAGACTGATGCACGGAAAGACGTCCACAATCAGTGCCGACGGCAAGGGCATTTACCAGGGAATCCATAATCCCTTCCAGGCCATGCGTTATCACTCGCTGGCCGTCTCCCGGGATAATTTGCCGGACTGTTTGATGATCAGCGCGGAATCCGAAGACGGCGAAATCATGGGAATCCGTCATCGGGAACACGCCACTGAAGGGATTCAATTCCACCCGGAATCCATCATGACGCCGGTGGGTAAACGGCTGCTCAGAAATTTTTTTAATTTGACAAAGGAGGACACCCCGCATGTTTCGCGAAAATCTGAATAA